In Molothrus aeneus isolate 106 chromosome 25, BPBGC_Maene_1.0, whole genome shotgun sequence, one DNA window encodes the following:
- the CYBC1 gene encoding cytochrome b-245 chaperone 1: MYMLVEKRTNSHLHLKRSPGIRSWSLCVGIASIGLAAAYYSADSLAWKLFYMAGCFFVAAQNLEQWEEAVFDKNKGTICLKTFNLYKKILTLSKGGNEQVVAALSEIRDVNVEEEAVRYFGKGYLVVLRFVTGFSHPLTQSAVLGCRSDVEAVAKLITSFLELDRVETPQDFSQSSETEASDADEPQVKY, from the exons ATGTACATGTTGGTTGAAAAACGCACAAATTCCCATCTTCACCTAAAGAGGTCACCTGGCATCCGCTCCTGGTCTCTCTGTGTTG GAATAGCCTCCATAGGTTTGGCTGCTGCTTATTATAGTGCAG ACAGCTTGGCATGGAAGCTCTTCTACATGGCTGGGTGTTTCTTTGTGGCAGCCCAGAATCTGGAGCAGTGGGAG GAAGCTGTATTTGATAAAAACAAGGGAACAATCTGCCTAAAAACATTCAACCTCTACAAAAAAATACTGACCTTGTCAAAAGGAGGCAATGAACAAG tgGTGGCCGCGCTGAGCGAGATCCGGGATGTGAACGTGGAGGAGGAGGCCGTGCGCTATTTCGGGAAGGGTTACCTGGTGGTGCTGCGCTTCGTCACCGGCTTCTCACACCCGCTCACCCAGAGCGCCGTGCTGGGCTGCAGAAG TGATGTGGAAGCAGTTGCCAAACTCATTACGAGTTTTCTGGAACTGGACAGAGTAGAGACCCCACAGGATTTCTCCCAGAGCAGCGAAACAGAGGCAAGTGATGCAGATGAACCACAGGTTAAGTACTGA